A region from the Thermostichus vulcanus str. 'Rupite' genome encodes:
- the mgtE gene encoding magnesium transporter yields MNPTTGISTPIRSELSREQFCELLRGQLSLALTQNELEQAKSLLLPVQPVDIADVIGELPEAQQALAFRLLAKDLAIRVYEHLDLELQQVLLQELKSHEIQDILDKMSPDDRAKLFDELPAKVVTALLPQLSPQEREATALLLGYAPNTAGRIMTPEYISLKEHLTAAQALERVRLLARETETIYYLYITDSERHLTGTLSLRELVMADPAQLLGEVMNREVVFVSTNTDQEEVARVIQRYDLLAVPVVDTEQRLVGIVTVDDVLDILEQETTEDIYSLGGVQSGEDDYFDLSFWSAARKRVVWLLVLLFTNTFTSTIIAGQEEVLSEVIALAAFIPLLVDSGGNVGAQSSTVVIRGLSTAVVRLKDGFGVISREAAVGAMLGLMLSVITIGWAYALQRDLSVAIIVGLSLFGISVLSSVSGAGLPFLFRSFGLDPALMAAPFITTIVDVLGVLIYFYTARLVLGI; encoded by the coding sequence TTGAACCCCACTACTGGAATCTCAACCCCAATTCGTTCGGAACTGAGCCGGGAACAATTCTGTGAACTATTGCGAGGCCAACTCAGTCTGGCCTTAACCCAAAATGAGCTGGAGCAGGCAAAATCGCTTCTTTTACCTGTTCAGCCGGTGGATATTGCCGATGTGATCGGGGAGTTGCCGGAGGCTCAACAGGCTTTGGCCTTTCGGCTGCTGGCTAAGGATCTGGCAATTCGAGTTTACGAACATCTGGATCTGGAGTTGCAACAAGTGTTGCTGCAAGAGCTTAAAAGCCATGAAATCCAAGACATTCTCGACAAGATGTCGCCGGATGACCGGGCAAAGTTATTTGATGAGTTGCCTGCCAAAGTGGTGACTGCGCTGCTGCCGCAACTCAGTCCACAAGAACGGGAAGCCACGGCACTGCTGCTGGGTTATGCCCCCAACACAGCCGGGCGAATCATGACTCCTGAGTACATTTCTCTCAAGGAGCATCTGACGGCAGCCCAAGCTTTGGAACGGGTGCGCCTGTTGGCTAGGGAAACCGAGACGATTTACTACCTCTACATCACGGACAGCGAGCGGCATCTGACGGGAACCTTGTCCCTACGGGAACTGGTGATGGCGGATCCGGCCCAACTCTTGGGGGAAGTGATGAATCGAGAGGTGGTGTTTGTGAGCACGAATACCGACCAGGAGGAGGTGGCGCGGGTGATCCAGCGATATGACCTATTGGCGGTGCCTGTGGTGGATACGGAACAGCGCTTAGTCGGGATCGTCACGGTAGACGATGTGCTGGACATTCTGGAGCAGGAAACCACCGAAGACATCTACTCCTTGGGGGGGGTGCAATCCGGGGAAGATGATTATTTTGATTTGAGTTTTTGGTCAGCGGCCCGCAAACGGGTGGTGTGGCTACTGGTCTTGCTGTTTACCAACACCTTCACCAGCACGATCATTGCCGGACAGGAGGAAGTGTTAAGCGAAGTCATCGCCTTGGCAGCGTTCATTCCGCTGTTGGTGGATAGCGGCGGCAATGTTGGGGCGCAGTCTTCGACGGTGGTGATTCGCGGTTTGAGCACGGCAGTGGTGCGCCTTAAGGATGGGTTTGGGGTGATCTCCCGCGAGGCCGCAGTGGGGGCCATGCTGGGGCTGATGCTCAGTGTGATCACGATTGGCTGGGCTTATGCGCTGCAACGGGATCTATCGGTCGCAATTATCGTTGGGTTGAGTTTGTTTGGCATCTCCGTTCTTTCTTCGGTGTCGGGGGCTGGCTTGCCGTTTCTGTTTCGCTCCTTTGGCTTGGATCCGGCTCTGATGGCAGCTCCTTTTATCACCACGATTGTGGATGTTTTGGGGGTGTTGATTTACTTCTACACGGCTCGCCTGGTCTTGGGTATCTGA
- a CDS encoding NADH-quinone oxidoreductase subunit M, with protein sequence MLNVLIALPILGSLPLFLGLGGRKLAVVLSGIPLTISLLLFSRFDLQTVGMQWLERWDWIPQVGLNYSLGLDGLSLLMVALNGLITLIAVLTAEPDIKRPNLFYGLILLMSGAVNGAFAAQNLILFFLFYELVLIPIYLLISIWGSGKRDYAAIKFLIYTAVSAIFLLGAFLAIYWIGDPHSFELAEIPIASFSPAVQTLLLLALIVAFGIKMPLIPFHTWLPDAYGEASAPVAMLLGGVLSKLGTYGLFRFGLQLLPQAWANLGGILAWWGAIAVLAGALAAIAQKDIKRMVAYSSIGHMGYILLGMAAATSISLTGVMVQMVAHGLILALLFDLVGLVERKVGTRDLNVLNGLLNPLRGLPTISALLILGGMASAGIPGLIGFVAEFLIFQGSYSDFPLPTLIGILGTGLTAVYFVILLNRTCFGKLDNRTAYYPAVKGWERIPGLVLAALILWFGIQPMNLVKWPQPLAFNLSTQVAQAHAVILAEAGNLTP encoded by the coding sequence ATGCTAAATGTCTTGATTGCCTTGCCGATACTGGGATCCCTGCCGCTGTTTTTGGGGTTGGGGGGGCGAAAGCTGGCAGTGGTATTGTCGGGGATCCCGTTAACGATCTCGCTGCTGTTGTTTAGCCGTTTTGATCTGCAAACCGTGGGGATGCAGTGGCTAGAACGATGGGATTGGATCCCACAGGTGGGGTTGAACTATTCCTTGGGGTTGGATGGTTTGTCGCTGTTGATGGTGGCTTTGAATGGGTTAATTACCCTGATTGCTGTGCTGACCGCCGAGCCTGATATTAAGCGACCCAACCTGTTTTACGGCTTGATTTTATTGATGAGCGGGGCGGTGAATGGAGCCTTTGCCGCTCAGAATTTGATTCTGTTTTTCTTGTTCTATGAGCTGGTGTTGATCCCGATCTACTTGCTCATCTCCATCTGGGGTAGTGGTAAGCGGGATTATGCTGCTATCAAGTTTTTAATTTACACCGCCGTTTCTGCCATTTTCTTGTTAGGGGCCTTCTTGGCCATTTACTGGATTGGGGATCCCCACAGCTTTGAGCTGGCAGAAATTCCCATTGCCTCCTTCAGTCCTGCGGTTCAAACCTTGCTGTTGCTGGCTTTGATCGTGGCTTTTGGCATCAAGATGCCCTTGATTCCCTTTCACACGTGGTTGCCGGATGCCTATGGAGAAGCCTCGGCTCCGGTGGCGATGCTGCTGGGGGGCGTTCTCTCCAAGCTGGGCACCTACGGCTTGTTCCGCTTTGGCTTGCAACTGTTGCCGCAAGCCTGGGCCAATTTGGGCGGGATCCTAGCTTGGTGGGGAGCGATTGCAGTACTGGCAGGGGCTTTGGCGGCGATCGCGCAAAAGGACATCAAGCGGATGGTGGCCTACAGTTCTATCGGCCATATGGGCTATATCCTCCTGGGCATGGCGGCGGCTACTTCCATTAGTCTGACCGGGGTGATGGTGCAGATGGTGGCTCACGGGCTGATTCTGGCGCTGCTATTTGACTTGGTGGGTTTGGTGGAGCGCAAAGTGGGTACCCGCGATTTGAACGTATTAAACGGTCTGCTCAACCCCCTCCGCGGCCTGCCGACCATTAGTGCCCTGCTGATTTTGGGGGGGATGGCCAGTGCTGGGATCCCAGGGTTGATCGGTTTTGTGGCAGAGTTTTTGATCTTCCAAGGCAGCTACAGCGATTTCCCCTTGCCCACGCTGATCGGTATCTTGGGCACCGGCTTGACGGCGGTCTATTTTGTGATTTTGCTCAACCGCACCTGTTTTGGGAAATTGGATAATCGCACCGCCTACTACCCTGCGGTGAAGGGTTGGGAACGGATCCCGGGATTGGTCTTAGCGGCGTTGATCCTCTGGTTTGGGATCCAACCCATGAACCTAGTGAAATGGCCGCAACCTTTGGCCTTCAACCTCTCCACTCAGGTGGCTCAAGCCCACGCCGTCATCCTGGCAGAAGCAGGGAATCTTACCCCCTAG
- a CDS encoding NAD(P)H-quinone oxidoreductase subunit F has product MGWNWLVTTIWMIPLYALLAWIGALVWLPGVTRRTGPRPAGYLNALLSLVAFIHSVGALVAIWGHPVQVMRFPWMQVGDLVLELPLQVSAVTLGACVLVTGLNLAAQVYGFGYMEMDWGWARFFSLLGLFEGGMCALALCDSLFFSYVILEILTLGTYLLVGLWFNQPLVVTGARDAFLTKRVGDLLLLMGVIAIYPLTGSWDFEALASWAERVQTGEVSVDPTLITLVGLGLLAGSVGKCAQFPLHLWLDEAMEGPIPATILRNAVVVGTGAWVLIRLQPLYALSPTVLTVMLTLGGLTAVGGSLVALAQIDAKRALSYLVSAYMGLIFVAVGTGHTQQAYGLLLTYAPAMALLVMAQGTVIWNSITQDLRYLGGLWSRRPVSGLCFLIGMAGMIALPPFGSFWVLTDLWQQLVESGQALWAVVLLLTNGITALGLMRVFGLIWAGKPQQMSERSPEVHWPMILPMTVVMGVTLHMPMILAALDLIPALDWTPTGVMTGSSLVGIALGAALYLRPERRAVDWAFLSDWQDLLANDFYTPKLYRASVVFAVRIISEITALLDRYVVDGLVNLTSLAVLAGGQVLKYTTSGQLQVYLLTIVVGVALLGWLVL; this is encoded by the coding sequence ATGGGCTGGAACTGGCTAGTGACGACCATCTGGATGATTCCCCTTTATGCCTTGTTGGCTTGGATAGGAGCCTTGGTTTGGTTGCCTGGCGTTACACGCCGCACGGGGCCACGCCCAGCCGGGTACTTGAATGCTCTGCTTAGCTTGGTCGCTTTTATCCATAGTGTCGGGGCCTTGGTAGCCATTTGGGGTCACCCCGTCCAGGTAATGCGGTTTCCGTGGATGCAGGTGGGGGATCTGGTGCTGGAGTTGCCCCTCCAGGTTTCGGCGGTGACTCTAGGGGCCTGTGTGCTGGTGACGGGTTTGAACCTGGCCGCTCAGGTGTATGGCTTTGGCTACATGGAGATGGACTGGGGCTGGGCCAGATTTTTCTCGTTGCTGGGGCTGTTTGAGGGGGGAATGTGTGCCCTAGCCCTGTGCGACTCTCTGTTTTTTAGCTACGTCATTCTGGAGATTTTGACTCTGGGGACCTACCTGCTGGTGGGCTTGTGGTTCAACCAGCCTCTCGTGGTAACGGGGGCACGGGATGCATTTTTAACCAAGCGGGTCGGCGATTTGTTGTTGCTGATGGGGGTGATTGCCATCTATCCCCTGACGGGATCCTGGGACTTCGAGGCTTTGGCAAGCTGGGCAGAGCGGGTTCAGACCGGAGAGGTGAGTGTGGATCCCACCCTAATCACGTTGGTGGGGTTAGGTTTACTGGCCGGTTCGGTGGGTAAGTGCGCCCAATTTCCGTTGCATCTGTGGCTGGATGAGGCGATGGAGGGGCCGATCCCTGCGACGATTTTGCGCAATGCAGTGGTGGTGGGCACTGGGGCATGGGTGTTGATTCGTTTGCAACCCCTGTATGCCCTGTCACCAACAGTGTTGACAGTGATGCTGACTCTTGGTGGCCTAACGGCGGTGGGGGGATCCCTGGTGGCCCTGGCTCAGATTGATGCCAAGCGAGCCTTGTCCTACTTGGTGAGTGCCTACATGGGTTTGATTTTTGTGGCGGTGGGCACCGGGCACACCCAACAAGCCTACGGATTACTGCTCACCTACGCTCCGGCTATGGCCCTGTTGGTCATGGCTCAGGGCACTGTGATCTGGAATAGCATTACCCAGGATTTGCGCTACCTGGGGGGGTTGTGGTCGCGGCGACCGGTGTCAGGACTGTGCTTTTTGATCGGGATGGCGGGGATGATCGCCTTGCCGCCGTTTGGTTCCTTTTGGGTGCTGACGGATCTGTGGCAGCAGTTGGTGGAATCTGGACAGGCGTTGTGGGCAGTGGTTCTCCTGCTCACCAATGGCATCACTGCCCTAGGGCTGATGCGGGTGTTCGGCCTGATCTGGGCAGGCAAGCCTCAGCAAATGAGCGAGCGTTCGCCGGAGGTGCACTGGCCAATGATCCTGCCCATGACGGTGGTCATGGGAGTGACGCTGCACATGCCGATGATCTTGGCGGCGTTGGATCTAATTCCGGCACTAGACTGGACCCCCACCGGGGTCATGACCGGATCCAGCCTGGTGGGGATCGCCTTGGGCGCGGCACTCTACCTGCGTCCAGAGCGGCGGGCTGTGGATTGGGCCTTTTTGTCCGACTGGCAGGATTTGTTGGCCAACGACTTCTATACCCCCAAGCTTTACCGGGCCAGTGTGGTGTTTGCAGTGCGCATTATTTCTGAAATCACGGCTTTACTCGACCGCTATGTGGTGGATGGCTTGGTGAACCTGACTAGCTTGGCGGTGCTGGCTGGGGGGCAAGTTTTGAAGTACACCACCTCCGGTCAGTTGCAGGTCTATTTGCTAACCATTGTCGTGGGGGTAGCTCTCCTCGGTTGGTTGGTTCTCTAG